ACTGTTTGCGAGTAATATCACAGGTCTTCTAAAAAATATCGATAATATCACTATTGAAGAATAATAGATGAAACTCCGCAAACTCGTTTGATCTTGAAATATTCCGCCTCCGCCACATATTACACAATTTGAATGTAAGATGGCATTTATAATAGAAATTGGATCAAACCTGTTTATAGGACAGACATATTTTTGCTTGTAATCCTCTATCTTGTGCTTAGGAACAAGGAGATAAACTTTGTCAAAACGAGCTCTTTTGAGTAAATCAATCGTTGCCTGACAAAGCAGTTCATCTCCAAGATTGTCGTATCCATAGTATCCAAAAACTAAGGCATTTTTCAAGGAAAAACATCCCTCTCCAAAGAATGATACATTGAAATTATACCAAATGGGAGGATTTGGATGATTCAGAAGATTAATGATAGGGTTTTTGTCATAGGGAGTGAAGGATCTGCAAATGTTGTTATAGTACTACAGTCCAAGGGTGCAATCATAGTTGATACATCGTTATTTCCAGAGAAGGCACAAAAAATTCGTGAATTTGTGGAAAAAGCGCTGAAAAAAGACATTCTCTTTTTGGTGAACACACATTATCATCCAGATCACACCTTTGGCAACTTTATTTTTGAAGATATGCAAATAATCTCTTCAAATCTCACACGTGAAAAGATGATGTTGATGGATGAGCAATACTTGAAAAATCTTCCAACACTGAGTAAATTGGTACCAGCCTCGATCACCTTTGAAAATGAATACTGGCAAAATCAGGTTCTGATCAAACGAGTTGGTGGTCATACTCCAGATTCCTCGGTGGTATACCTTGAGCAAGAGAAGATCCTGATAACTGGAGATCTTGTTTTCAACGGCTTTCATGCTGAAATCGTTCAAGACAGCGATTTAGAAGAATGGTTAAATGCCTTGGAGAATTTGAAAAAATACAGAGCAGATTGGATCATACCTGGTCATGGTGAATTCATGGACAAAGGCTGTTTGGATCAAATGAAGAGATATCTCACAAAGATTCAACGCCTTCTTGATGGCACTATTACTTACGCAGAGATATTGTCAGACGAGAACTTCTCAACACGGGGATTTCCGGAGCTGTTTTCTTGGGGACTTGAAAATTTGATGTTTCAGCGGACAAAATGAAAGTATTTATCTACATCAGCGTTAAGAGATATTTTGTTAATTTTTATCTTTATATACTCACTCTCATTCCTATTGGTCAATATGAGTTCCTGGATTAGACCGTCTTTTATTTTTATCTTGAAGACAACAGGATCGGTAGACTTGCCGGTGATGAGGGTGGATGGATTAATCGTCACAGTATCGCCTTCAAATTTCGTTATTACAATGGGAGTTTGTATTATCCTCAGGATACTTTGAAAAATTCCCATAAAATC
The DNA window shown above is from Thermotoga profunda AZM34c06 and carries:
- a CDS encoding MBL fold metallo-hydrolase, with amino-acid sequence MIQKINDRVFVIGSEGSANVVIVLQSKGAIIVDTSLFPEKAQKIREFVEKALKKDILFLVNTHYHPDHTFGNFIFEDMQIISSNLTREKMMLMDEQYLKNLPTLSKLVPASITFENEYWQNQVLIKRVGGHTPDSSVVYLEQEKILITGDLVFNGFHAEIVQDSDLEEWLNALENLKKYRADWIIPGHGEFMDKGCLDQMKRYLTKIQRLLDGTITYAEILSDENFSTRGFPELFSWGLENLMFQRTK